A window of Reinekea marina contains these coding sequences:
- the hemA gene encoding glutamyl-tRNA reductase — MRHHQGMSLLAIGINHNTASVEVREKVSFMPETMSESLQSIQQLPGISETVILSTCNRSEIYCYVEQAEQSAQAVVKWLADTHHLDPVSLQKCTYVHTDQQAVGHISKVASGLDSMVLGEPQILGQLKSAYAVAKEYKTVGSMLNFVFQHSFKVAKQVRTETAIGENAVSVAFAAVSLSTRIFEDLSKCSALLVGAGETIDLVARHLREKGLTNLTVANRTLARAENLAKEFSARACLLSDIPEELPKADIVISSTASQLPLIGKGMVERALKQRKHKPMFMVDIAVPRDIEHEVGDLNDVFLYTVDDLRSVIEDNRRSRQVAAQEAERIIERQTRSFVSQVNVRESGQLIRTMRDNAQQVKQSELEKAKKAIASGEDPEAVMQLLAHNITNKLMHSPTIALRKAFEEGDPQASDWAIKLSDIKP; from the coding sequence ATGAGGCACCACCAAGGCATGTCATTATTGGCCATTGGTATCAATCACAATACAGCATCTGTTGAAGTTCGCGAAAAAGTGAGCTTTATGCCTGAAACCATGTCTGAATCGTTGCAGTCTATTCAACAATTGCCCGGTATCTCTGAAACCGTCATTTTATCCACTTGTAATCGGTCGGAGATTTATTGTTATGTCGAACAAGCCGAGCAATCGGCTCAAGCGGTAGTCAAGTGGTTGGCCGACACGCATCATCTTGACCCAGTGTCCTTACAGAAATGCACCTATGTACATACCGATCAACAAGCCGTTGGGCACATCAGTAAAGTCGCTTCTGGCTTAGACAGTATGGTGTTGGGTGAACCTCAAATTTTAGGCCAGCTAAAATCGGCTTATGCCGTAGCTAAAGAGTACAAAACTGTAGGATCCATGCTGAACTTTGTCTTTCAGCACAGTTTTAAAGTAGCCAAACAGGTACGCACTGAAACGGCCATTGGTGAGAATGCTGTGAGTGTCGCATTCGCAGCCGTCAGTTTAAGTACTCGTATTTTTGAAGATTTATCTAAATGTTCGGCACTGTTGGTTGGTGCTGGAGAAACGATCGACTTAGTTGCTAGACACTTACGTGAAAAAGGGTTGACGAACCTCACGGTGGCTAACCGAACGTTAGCGCGTGCCGAAAACCTGGCCAAAGAATTCAGTGCGCGAGCGTGCTTGCTGTCTGACATTCCTGAAGAACTGCCTAAGGCTGATATTGTGATTTCCTCTACCGCCAGCCAGTTACCTTTAATTGGAAAAGGAATGGTAGAACGTGCGCTTAAACAGCGTAAACACAAACCCATGTTTATGGTCGATATAGCGGTACCTCGTGATATTGAACACGAAGTGGGTGATTTAAACGATGTATTTTTATACACGGTAGATGACTTGCGCTCTGTGATAGAAGATAATCGCCGATCTAGACAAGTAGCCGCGCAAGAAGCAGAACGCATCATAGAGCGTCAAACACGCTCGTTTGTTTCGCAGGTTAATGTGCGCGAATCAGGTCAGCTGATCCGTACCATGCGAGATAACGCGCAACAAGTTAAACAAAGCGAATTAGAAAAAGCTAAAAAGGCGATCGCTTCAGGCGAAGACCCTGAAGCTGTTATGCAGTTGTTAGCTCATAACATTACTAATAAACTCATGCACAGTCCTACCATTGCGTTGCGTAAAGCCTTTGAAGAAGGCGACCCGCAAGCCAGTGACTGGGCGATAAAATTATCTGATATCAAACCTTAG
- the prfA gene encoding peptide chain release factor 1, translating to MKESIRFKIEELSERYEELGMLLSQPEVISNQDEFRKYSQEYSDLEGVVKCFADYQASESDLEEAKVLLDDSDPDMREMGKEEFKSAQERIEKLDEQLQILLLPKDPNDGKNVFLEIRAGTGGDEAAIFSGDLFRMYSRFAEKSGWKIEVVSTNEGEHGGFKEIIARVTGANVYSQLKFESGAHRVQRVPETESQGRIHTSACTVAVMPEADELETIEIDKNDLRVDTFRASGAGGQHVNKTDSAIRLTHLPTGMVVECQDERSQHKNKARAMSLLAAKLKDSQQSAAAAEQAEQRKSLVGSGDRSERIRTYNYPQGRVSDHRINLTLYKLDEIMQGQLDFIIDPLVLEHQAQLFADMGQS from the coding sequence ATGAAAGAGTCGATACGTTTTAAAATTGAAGAATTATCAGAGCGCTATGAAGAGCTGGGCATGCTGTTGTCTCAGCCAGAAGTTATTTCGAATCAAGATGAGTTTCGTAAGTATTCGCAAGAGTACTCCGATTTAGAAGGCGTTGTTAAATGCTTCGCAGATTATCAAGCCAGCGAAAGCGACTTAGAAGAAGCAAAAGTACTGCTTGACGATTCCGACCCTGACATGCGAGAAATGGGAAAGGAAGAGTTTAAATCGGCGCAAGAACGCATCGAAAAGTTGGATGAGCAGCTGCAAATATTGTTATTGCCAAAAGACCCTAACGATGGCAAAAACGTCTTTTTAGAAATACGCGCAGGCACCGGCGGTGATGAGGCCGCGATATTTTCCGGTGATTTATTCAGAATGTATTCTCGTTTTGCTGAGAAATCGGGTTGGAAAATCGAAGTTGTTTCAACAAATGAAGGCGAGCATGGCGGCTTTAAAGAGATTATTGCACGCGTTACCGGCGCCAATGTTTATTCTCAACTCAAGTTTGAATCGGGTGCGCATCGCGTTCAGCGTGTTCCTGAAACCGAAAGCCAAGGTCGTATCCATACGTCGGCCTGTACCGTAGCTGTGATGCCAGAAGCTGATGAGCTAGAAACTATTGAGATTGATAAAAATGATTTACGAGTAGACACTTTCCGCGCCTCCGGCGCCGGGGGTCAGCACGTGAACAAAACCGATTCTGCGATACGCTTAACGCATTTACCTACGGGAATGGTCGTTGAGTGTCAGGATGAGCGATCACAACATAAAAACAAAGCCCGTGCGATGTCTTTGCTTGCGGCTAAGTTAAAAGATTCTCAGCAATCAGCGGCAGCAGCCGAACAAGCCGAGCAGCGTAAGTCTTTGGTCGGCAGTGGTGACCGATCTGAACGTATACGCACCTATAATTACCCACAAGGGCGTGTATCAGATCACCGCATTAACCTGACCTTGTATAAACTAGATGAAATAATGCAAGGGCAGTTGGACTTTATCATTGATCCGCTGGTGCTTGAGCATCAAGCGCAATTATTTGCAGATATGGGTCAATCGTGA
- the pta gene encoding phosphate acetyltransferase, with amino-acid sequence MKYTYFMSATSAGVGLTSVCLGLVRALEQLGVRVAFCKPIAQQSNLDSGPERSTHLINKTLGLNPAKPVTLAYAQQQLALGQSDRLMEEVISISQASVEEADVLIVEGLVSVIDENYIAELNRNMAKAMDADVILVAAKNNDSTAQLNERIKMSASIYGGIDHKKVIGCILNKVGAPNPDNQQVVAEEIPQQRQAEAMSSEQVIQSMPVFSPAKFELIGLVHWNPLLVAPRTLDVSHHLQASVINEGHIESRRVQSITVCARTMQNMLHTLKSGTLVVTPGDRDDILIAACMAALNGVPLAGIVFTGDLMPGAPVLDMCRSAFATGLPVISVKNNTFGTAQLLNSMSTEVPADDVDRMESVMDAVASSINATYLAQKAEVVEERRLSPPAFRHLLVQQARLANKRIILPEGNEPRTIRAAAICQEKGIASCVLLGDKEEILRVAASHDIVLPEALEIINPRQALQPYIEPMVKLREHKGLTNPMAEAQLEDPNVLGTMMLAEDDVDGLVSGAVSTTANTVRPALQLIKTRPDASLVSSVFFMLLPDQAVVYGDCAINPDPNAEQLADIAIQSGDSAKAFGIEPRIAMISYSTGKSGSGSDVEKVREATRIAKERRPDLLIDGPLQYDAASTPSVAASKAPNSPVAGKATVFVFPDLNTGNTTYKAVQRSANVVSIGPMLQGLRKPVNDLSRGALVEDIVYTIALTAIQAGQIESQS; translated from the coding sequence TTGAAATATACCTATTTTATGAGCGCCACCAGCGCTGGCGTTGGTCTCACTTCCGTATGCTTAGGTTTAGTACGCGCACTGGAACAATTAGGGGTAAGAGTCGCTTTTTGTAAGCCCATTGCTCAACAAAGCAATCTCGATAGCGGACCCGAACGCTCGACTCATTTGATCAATAAAACTCTTGGCTTAAACCCAGCCAAGCCAGTGACTCTCGCTTATGCCCAACAACAACTCGCGTTGGGTCAGTCTGATAGACTCATGGAAGAAGTCATATCAATATCTCAAGCATCGGTTGAAGAAGCAGACGTTTTAATTGTTGAAGGTCTTGTGTCAGTGATCGATGAAAACTACATCGCTGAACTTAATCGGAACATGGCTAAAGCGATGGATGCTGATGTCATTCTGGTGGCTGCTAAAAACAATGACAGCACCGCTCAATTAAATGAACGGATAAAAATGTCGGCTAGTATTTATGGTGGCATTGATCATAAAAAAGTGATTGGTTGCATCTTAAATAAAGTCGGTGCGCCTAACCCAGATAACCAGCAAGTAGTTGCAGAAGAAATCCCCCAGCAACGCCAAGCGGAAGCAATGTCCAGTGAGCAAGTTATCCAAAGCATGCCTGTCTTTTCGCCGGCTAAATTTGAGCTCATAGGTCTAGTGCATTGGAACCCACTGTTGGTAGCGCCTCGGACGCTCGATGTGAGTCATCACTTACAAGCTAGCGTAATCAATGAGGGGCACATTGAATCGCGCCGAGTTCAAAGCATTACCGTATGCGCCCGAACAATGCAAAATATGCTTCATACGCTTAAATCGGGCACCTTGGTTGTAACACCAGGTGACAGAGACGATATTTTAATTGCGGCCTGTATGGCTGCACTCAATGGTGTGCCGTTGGCCGGTATTGTTTTTACAGGTGATTTAATGCCTGGGGCTCCTGTCCTTGATATGTGCCGCTCAGCCTTTGCAACCGGACTGCCAGTGATCTCGGTAAAGAACAATACATTCGGCACCGCACAATTGCTCAACAGCATGAGCACTGAAGTGCCAGCCGATGATGTGGATCGGATGGAGAGTGTTATGGATGCGGTTGCCAGCTCAATTAATGCAACTTATTTAGCCCAAAAAGCTGAAGTTGTTGAAGAGCGACGCTTGTCACCGCCTGCTTTCCGACATTTACTGGTGCAACAAGCTCGACTCGCCAACAAACGTATCATTTTACCAGAGGGCAATGAACCAAGAACAATACGCGCTGCAGCCATATGCCAAGAAAAAGGGATAGCCAGTTGCGTTTTACTGGGAGACAAAGAAGAAATTCTACGCGTCGCCGCCAGCCACGATATTGTGCTGCCGGAAGCTCTAGAGATTATCAACCCAAGGCAAGCTCTACAGCCTTATATTGAGCCGATGGTTAAACTTAGAGAACACAAAGGGTTGACCAATCCAATGGCCGAAGCGCAGCTAGAAGACCCTAATGTTTTGGGAACGATGATGTTGGCCGAAGATGATGTTGATGGACTTGTTTCAGGCGCGGTCAGCACGACAGCCAACACCGTACGCCCTGCACTCCAGCTGATAAAAACAAGACCCGATGCCAGCTTAGTATCTTCGGTATTCTTTATGTTGCTACCAGATCAAGCGGTAGTCTACGGCGATTGCGCCATAAACCCAGACCCAAACGCTGAGCAACTTGCCGATATCGCCATACAGTCAGGTGACTCTGCAAAAGCCTTTGGGATTGAACCTAGAATTGCGATGATCAGTTATTCTACAGGGAAGTCTGGCAGTGGCAGTGATGTAGAAAAAGTTCGTGAGGCCACACGCATTGCTAAAGAGCGTCGACCCGACTTATTAATCGATGGACCTCTGCAATACGATGCAGCCAGCACGCCAAGTGTAGCGGCCAGCAAAGCACCCAATAGTCCAGTTGCAGGCAAGGCGACTGTCTTTGTTTTTCCCGATTTAAACACTGGAAATACAACTTACAAGGCGGTTCAACGCAGTGCCAATGTGGTGTCTATTGGACCGATGTTACAGGGTTTGCGAAAACCCGTTAATGATTTATCGCGTGGTGCTTTGGTTGAAGACATTGTATACACAATTGCGTTAACGGCGATTCAAGCTGGGCAAATAGAGAGTCAATCTTAA
- the prmC gene encoding peptide chain release factor N(5)-glutamine methyltransferase, producing MTLTIGDALSLARENDVEKRDAEILLCHVLGKARTYIMAFAEESLSVAQSEDYQEKLVRRKAGEPIAYIIGEREFWSLPIKTTSATLIPRPDTEVLVETVLNQCSTQTLSVVDLGTGTGAIALALKSERPMWSLLGVDRIEEAVSLARENAERLSLDVCFQLSSWCEGLESKAFDVIVSNPPYIDIDDHHLNEGDVRFEPKSALVAKDQGLADIKNITEQALRCLKPAGRLFFEHGWLQGTAVAAILDHAGFKQVTTVKDYAGNDRVTFGQL from the coding sequence GTGACCCTTACGATTGGCGACGCGTTAAGTCTTGCTCGTGAAAATGATGTTGAAAAACGCGATGCCGAAATTTTGTTATGCCATGTCTTGGGCAAAGCAAGAACTTACATTATGGCGTTTGCAGAAGAAAGTTTAAGTGTCGCACAATCGGAAGATTATCAAGAAAAACTCGTTCGTAGAAAAGCCGGTGAGCCAATTGCTTATATAATTGGCGAGCGTGAATTTTGGTCTTTACCCATTAAAACAACATCGGCCACGCTAATTCCTCGCCCAGATACTGAAGTGCTTGTTGAGACCGTACTAAACCAGTGCTCAACGCAAACCCTATCGGTTGTAGATTTAGGGACGGGCACAGGTGCCATAGCGTTGGCGTTAAAATCAGAGCGTCCAATGTGGTCATTGTTGGGTGTTGATCGTATCGAAGAGGCCGTAAGTTTGGCTCGTGAAAACGCCGAGCGCTTATCGTTAGATGTGTGCTTTCAGTTATCCTCATGGTGCGAAGGGCTCGAATCCAAGGCGTTTGATGTGATCGTTAGCAATCCGCCTTATATAGATATTGACGATCATCACTTGAATGAAGGCGATGTTAGGTTCGAGCCTAAAAGTGCATTGGTGGCCAAAGATCAAGGGCTCGCAGATATTAAGAACATAACCGAGCAAGCTTTAAGATGTTTGAAGCCAGCAGGGCGCTTGTTCTTTGAACATGGCTGGCTTCAAGGGACGGCCGTGGCTGCTATTTTAGATCATGCCGGATTTAAGCAAGTTACTACTGTAAAAGACTACGCAGGCAACGACCGCGTAACTTTTGGCCAGCTTTAA
- a CDS encoding MaoC family dehydratase, with protein sequence MSVIDFLKEKSDRLAKNKDEIVELIQPQLRGYFNEIFQSARNNPWVNWSLDQKLLTSGSDTATTQSDRWIHESNDNAVAMLKNLSNSLGSVIFTGNWMSVEQERINQFAEVTEDQQWIHTDPERAQAESPFKSTIAHGFLTLSLLPKLTNAVDSERPPYPGAKMVVNMGLNQVRFPYPLKAGANIRATKKIISVTPVRRGLEVTEEITVEIENCRRPACVAQTLLLLVY encoded by the coding sequence ATGAGCGTCATTGATTTTTTAAAAGAGAAAAGCGATCGGCTCGCCAAGAACAAAGATGAGATTGTTGAATTGATCCAGCCTCAGCTGCGCGGGTATTTCAATGAGATCTTTCAGTCTGCCCGTAATAATCCGTGGGTAAATTGGTCACTCGACCAAAAGCTATTAACGTCTGGCTCTGATACGGCCACCACTCAAAGTGATCGCTGGATTCATGAAAGCAACGATAACGCTGTTGCTATGCTTAAGAACTTATCGAACTCACTTGGCTCGGTCATCTTCACAGGAAACTGGATGAGCGTTGAGCAAGAGCGTATTAACCAATTTGCAGAAGTTACCGAAGACCAACAGTGGATACACACTGACCCAGAGCGAGCGCAAGCTGAATCGCCTTTTAAAAGCACAATTGCTCATGGCTTTCTTACGCTATCTTTGTTGCCAAAACTCACCAATGCGGTAGACTCTGAGCGCCCGCCATACCCAGGCGCAAAGATGGTCGTCAATATGGGGTTGAATCAGGTGCGTTTTCCTTACCCATTGAAAGCCGGCGCAAACATCAGAGCTACAAAGAAAATCATCTCTGTTACGCCGGTTAGGCGTGGGTTAGAAGTCACTGAGGAAATAACCGTTGAGATTGAAAACTGCCGACGACCAGCCTGTGTGGCGCAAACACTACTACTTTTGGTGTATTAA
- a CDS encoding M23 family metallopeptidase — protein sequence MTKIKRPSIVAVVFTIVVGLFSGGVSGQSIIVESARLVSGGYLIGKIPLEMTVNFNEKSVPVDNEGYFIIGFSREQAGLHEIVAKKPDGELSVKAIWIELREFDEQRIVGVDQSKVTPPKSVLDRISREYQLVVNAKNKITDAIAWRDEVFVWPIFSRKTGQYGSQRFYNGQAGNPHWGVDMAAKTGTPVYAPASGRVTLAESDLYFSGGTVIIDHGQNLTSSFLHLSKLNVSSGHWIRQGDLLGYVGSTGRSTGPHLDWRMSMRGVRIDAELWVPNLATLCIDSNSACEPPVGASETELVRWRYNREALLSR from the coding sequence GTGACTAAGATCAAGAGACCGTCAATAGTTGCGGTCGTTTTTACGATAGTGGTTGGCTTGTTCAGTGGCGGAGTGTCTGGGCAGTCCATTATTGTTGAATCCGCCAGATTAGTCAGTGGTGGCTACTTAATTGGTAAAATACCACTAGAAATGACGGTAAACTTTAATGAAAAGTCAGTTCCGGTTGATAACGAAGGGTACTTTATTATTGGTTTTTCACGAGAGCAGGCCGGGTTGCATGAAATTGTGGCGAAGAAACCCGATGGCGAGCTTTCAGTAAAAGCCATCTGGATAGAACTGCGCGAATTCGATGAACAACGCATTGTTGGAGTGGACCAATCTAAAGTGACTCCGCCTAAATCTGTATTAGATCGTATCAGTCGTGAATATCAACTCGTCGTTAATGCAAAAAACAAAATTACCGATGCAATAGCCTGGAGAGATGAGGTTTTTGTGTGGCCTATTTTTAGCCGGAAAACAGGGCAATATGGAAGTCAGCGTTTTTACAACGGTCAAGCTGGCAACCCACATTGGGGGGTTGATATGGCGGCAAAAACCGGGACGCCTGTCTACGCACCTGCTTCTGGTCGGGTGACTTTAGCTGAGTCGGACCTCTATTTTAGTGGCGGTACTGTAATCATTGATCATGGTCAGAACCTGACTAGCAGTTTTCTGCATTTATCAAAGTTAAACGTAAGCTCTGGACACTGGATCCGTCAAGGTGACCTTTTGGGCTATGTTGGTTCAACAGGCCGTTCGACAGGACCTCACCTAGATTGGCGGATGAGTATGAGGGGAGTGCGAATCGACGCTGAGTTGTGGGTACCCAATTTAGCCACGCTATGCATAGATAGCAACAGTGCCTGCGAGCCGCCAGTGGGAGCGTCCGAAACGGAGCTAGTGCGTTGGCGCTACAATCGTGAGGCATTGCTTAGTCGGTAA
- a CDS encoding NAD(P)-dependent oxidoreductase, whose protein sequence is MKAIFLDRATFPSHVNLTVPQQISDWVTFDNLPTQDIIRFCSDADIILTNKVELTEDIINQLPKLKLICIMATGTNNVNLEACFKNNVQVVNAVNYGAASVAEHTLMLMLALARNLPRYLESHRSKQWSKSPYFYHYAGRMQSLTGKTLTIIGKGALGLAVAQRAQAIGMNILFAEHQHSKIIRDGYTPFHEALQQADVLSLHCPLTPQTKHLINKATLALLKPSCILINTGRGGLINEKDLLVSLTNEQILAAGLDVAAQEPPAEIDPIWQLEKLNNVILTPHVAWAADDSMQNLLDQIAQKIQYFLEQKPIDNIASAC, encoded by the coding sequence ATGAAAGCTATATTTTTAGATCGAGCGACTTTTCCGAGCCATGTAAACCTAACAGTACCCCAACAAATTTCGGATTGGGTCACCTTTGATAACTTACCTACTCAAGACATTATTCGGTTTTGCAGTGATGCTGATATTATTTTAACCAATAAAGTAGAGCTCACTGAAGATATCATAAATCAACTGCCAAAGTTAAAACTGATTTGTATCATGGCCACTGGCACCAACAACGTAAACTTAGAGGCATGCTTCAAAAATAATGTGCAGGTAGTGAATGCGGTTAACTATGGCGCGGCTTCCGTCGCTGAACATACCCTTATGTTAATGTTGGCGCTGGCGCGCAACCTACCACGATATTTAGAGAGTCATCGTTCAAAACAATGGTCAAAAAGCCCATATTTTTATCACTATGCGGGCAGAATGCAGTCTCTGACGGGTAAAACATTGACCATTATAGGCAAAGGCGCTCTTGGACTCGCCGTTGCTCAACGTGCACAAGCCATAGGGATGAATATACTGTTCGCAGAGCACCAACACAGTAAAATCATAAGAGATGGATACACTCCATTTCATGAAGCACTGCAGCAAGCTGATGTACTTAGCCTGCATTGCCCGCTAACGCCACAAACCAAGCATTTAATAAACAAAGCCACCCTTGCGCTACTAAAACCCAGTTGTATTCTCATCAATACAGGCCGAGGTGGTCTCATTAATGAAAAAGATTTGTTAGTCTCGCTCACAAATGAGCAAATATTAGCTGCAGGTCTTGATGTGGCCGCGCAAGAACCTCCTGCCGAGATTGATCCCATCTGGCAACTTGAAAAGCTCAACAATGTCATCCTGACCCCCCATGTTGCTTGGGCTGCAGATGATTCCATGCAAAACTTACTGGATCAAATTGCTCAGAAAATCCAATACTTTTTAGAGCAAAAACCGATCGACAATATTGCGTCCGCTTGTTAA
- a CDS encoding acetate/propionate family kinase — protein MSNTILVINAGSSSIKFSLFNMDDGQELAKGLAQKLGNPDAQLSISTLSSTSHHALVSSDYQSTLVYIIEQLKQANLLDNLPMAVGHRVVHGGESFSECVKISQHVLTEIKSCSSLAPLHNPANIAGIESIAELYPDLPQVAVFDTAFHQTMAPYAYLYAIPYELYEQHSVRRYGFHGTSHQFVAEQARQRLSLDNDYGLITVHLGNGCSACAVKNGLSVDTTMGMTPLEGLVMGTRSGDVDPGLHEFLAHAKGWSIEEITAMFNKDSGLQGLSGLSNDMRTLIEAAETGHQRARLAIDVFCFRLARQIGALAMSLNRLDGIIFTGGIGENSALIRSQVASHLGILGCKIDNALNESMADSMGRISDTNSAPMLVIRTQEEWMIAQQTFTLISDN, from the coding sequence ATGTCCAATACGATTTTAGTGATAAATGCAGGCAGCTCCTCTATTAAATTCTCATTGTTTAATATGGACGATGGCCAAGAGCTCGCCAAAGGCCTAGCACAAAAACTAGGAAACCCTGACGCACAACTTTCCATCTCGACACTTTCTTCGACCAGCCACCATGCCTTAGTCTCCAGTGATTATCAAAGTACACTGGTTTATATAATTGAACAGTTAAAACAGGCTAACTTGTTAGACAACCTACCTATGGCCGTAGGCCATCGTGTCGTGCATGGTGGAGAATCTTTTAGTGAGTGCGTTAAAATCAGTCAACACGTACTAACAGAAATTAAATCCTGCAGTTCATTAGCCCCGTTGCACAACCCTGCAAATATCGCGGGCATTGAATCAATAGCTGAGCTCTATCCAGATTTACCACAAGTTGCTGTTTTTGATACAGCCTTCCATCAAACGATGGCACCGTACGCTTATTTATACGCCATTCCTTATGAACTGTATGAACAACACTCTGTTCGCCGCTATGGCTTTCATGGCACTAGCCATCAATTTGTGGCAGAACAAGCCAGGCAACGATTATCGCTGGACAATGACTACGGCCTCATTACCGTTCATCTAGGTAATGGTTGCAGCGCTTGCGCCGTTAAAAATGGATTATCCGTTGATACAACAATGGGCATGACACCACTTGAAGGTCTGGTGATGGGGACACGTTCAGGTGATGTTGATCCAGGCCTACATGAATTCCTTGCACATGCTAAAGGCTGGAGTATTGAAGAGATTACTGCCATGTTCAATAAAGACAGCGGTTTACAGGGCTTGTCTGGGCTTTCAAACGACATGCGGACATTAATAGAAGCCGCAGAAACAGGACATCAGCGCGCGCGTTTGGCCATTGATGTATTTTGCTTTCGTTTAGCGCGGCAAATAGGTGCGCTTGCCATGTCGTTAAACCGCCTCGACGGCATTATTTTTACCGGCGGCATAGGCGAGAACTCAGCCTTAATTCGGTCACAAGTGGCCTCACACTTAGGCATTTTGGGCTGCAAAATTGATAACGCCTTAAATGAATCTATGGCTGATTCTATGGGTCGTATTTCTGACACTAACAGTGCGCCCATGCTGGTCATCAGAACACAAGAAGAATGGATGATAGCTCAGCAGACATTCACTCTAATCTCAGATAATTAA
- a CDS encoding ABC transporter substrate-binding protein: protein MNKKLILSTAIAAASLMGTAQAEVKIGFLGGFTGPIESLTPPIFAGAKLAVAQINVEGGLFSSGEILEMPSADTTCVDASAASNGADRLINSDGVIAIVGALCSGSTIAASNNVAVPAGVPMISPASTSPAVTGLDDNDLVFRTAPSDAYQGEMLAKLLEAKGIDDIAITYVNNDYGKGLADALVGAFNGNVAANEAHEDGKADYRAELGSLASTGAETLVVLAYADGSGQTILRQAYESGDFGRFVGGDGMVGQNLIDAVGADVLDGMIATKPGIPEIAGQSVYADAMTSLGQDPSAVFAGQAYDAAFILALAIESKGSTDTEGLSEAIRMVSTAPGEVILPGEWAKAKAALAAGKDINYEGASGNHEFDANGDVPGMIVEMVVENGAFVQKSILK from the coding sequence ATGAATAAAAAATTAATATTAAGTACAGCAATTGCTGCTGCATCATTGATGGGTACTGCTCAAGCTGAAGTTAAAATCGGGTTCTTAGGTGGTTTTACTGGACCAATCGAAAGCCTTACACCGCCAATCTTTGCGGGTGCAAAACTAGCTGTAGCGCAAATTAACGTTGAAGGTGGTTTATTTTCAAGCGGTGAAATTTTAGAAATGCCAAGTGCAGACACAACTTGTGTTGATGCTTCGGCGGCTTCTAACGGTGCCGACCGTCTAATAAACTCTGATGGCGTTATTGCTATTGTTGGTGCGCTTTGCTCAGGCTCAACGATTGCCGCTTCTAACAATGTCGCTGTGCCTGCTGGCGTTCCGATGATTTCACCTGCGTCTACATCGCCTGCTGTAACGGGTCTCGACGATAACGACCTAGTTTTCCGTACGGCACCTTCAGATGCTTACCAAGGTGAAATGCTGGCCAAGCTTCTTGAAGCTAAAGGTATTGACGATATCGCAATCACCTACGTAAACAACGATTATGGTAAAGGCTTAGCCGATGCTCTAGTGGGTGCCTTTAACGGCAACGTAGCAGCAAATGAAGCCCATGAAGATGGTAAAGCCGATTACCGTGCTGAGCTTGGTTCTTTAGCATCAACGGGTGCAGAGACATTAGTTGTACTTGCATACGCAGACGGATCGGGTCAGACGATATTACGCCAAGCTTATGAAAGCGGTGATTTCGGACGCTTTGTGGGTGGTGATGGCATGGTTGGTCAAAACCTAATCGATGCTGTAGGTGCAGACGTGTTAGACGGTATGATCGCGACTAAACCTGGCATACCTGAAATTGCAGGCCAGTCTGTATACGCTGATGCCATGACGTCATTGGGTCAAGATCCAAGTGCTGTATTCGCAGGTCAAGCCTATGATGCAGCATTTATCTTAGCCTTAGCAATAGAGTCTAAAGGCTCAACCGATACGGAAGGTTTATCTGAAGCCATTCGAATGGTATCTACGGCACCAGGTGAAGTTATTCTTCCAGGTGAGTGGGCTAAAGCGAAAGCTGCGCTTGCTGCAGGTAAAGATATCAATTACGAAGGCGCATCAGGTAACCATGAGTTCGATGCCAATGGCGACGTACCAGGTATGATCGTTGAAATGGTCGTTGAAAACGGTGCATTCGTTCAAAAGTCTATACTTAAGTAA